A stretch of Pangasianodon hypophthalmus isolate fPanHyp1 chromosome 9, fPanHyp1.pri, whole genome shotgun sequence DNA encodes these proteins:
- the eps8l2 gene encoding epidermal growth factor receptor kinase substrate 8-like protein 2 isoform X1 encodes MKSRNHPPSSSSTFCSGVARSDSKISAKALFEQRKKYSNSNFIMQETSQYHVQHLSTFMMDKTESIATVDDAIKKLMLLESKGKIWTQEMLLQVSDKAIKLLDCDTMEELENFPLSTVHHSQTVLNKTRYPSVLLLVCQDSEQHRPDIHFFYCDEVEAEIVHADIDSALGDNKNGKKMRPQTLKMNQEKMKRHRETIIPPSETNFSPGMKGRVDMQNVQRRSSVQQDTESHEKLAQRIEKEVQVLNCALDDIEIFVARLQKATEAFAQLNQRNKSRKNKKRGPAEGMLTLRAKPPSEAEFIDSLQKLKLSFNLLAKLKKHIQNPNAAELVHFLFGPLEMVLHSCGTPDLARSVISPHLSREAVDFLRGHLTPKEMTLFELLGDGWTRPRAEWLRDQCAPLYIPRFRNGWEPPLELFRTSPWETECSDVSSLSSEEFFGSQSSLSSNGSFTATPSARKYVRVLYSFVAHNVNELSVLQDEILEVIESGNQWWKLRNRSGQVGLVPSNVLAVITPEDLHSVDPMYSPSFVGTTPSSPLGRGNSFEKPRTPREKDYRSQKMDEVNDELLKKITSSKNQLPTRNFKVERNAGPAIPLTFNSSSAEVTAWLQAKYFSKQTVDCLGILSGAQLFSLNKEELKAVCGYEGSRVYSQITVQKSQLERSQGDSELQEIMRKQKEKIASASK; translated from the exons ATGAAGAGCAGGAATCATcctccatcatcatcttctACTTTTTGCAGTGGGGTGGCCAGATCTGACAGCAAGATCAGCGCCAAAGCCCTGTTCG AACAACGCAAGAAATACTCCAACTCAAACTTCATCATGCAAGAAACTTCTCAGTACCACGTCCAG CATCTGTCCACATTTATGATGGACAAGACTGAGTCAATAGCCACAGTTGATGATGCGATAAAGAAACTCATGCTTCTGGAGTCTAAAGGTAAAATCTGGACCCAAGAAATGCTGCTGCAGGTCAGTGACAAAGCCATCAAGCTCCTAGACTGCGACACGATG GAAGAGCTGGAGAACTTCCCTCTCTCCACAGTTCATCACAGTCAGACAGTGCTGAATAAGACGCGTTACCCATCTGTCCTGCTGTTAGTCTGCCAGGACAGTGAGCAGCACCGACCAGACATTCACTTCTTCTATTGTGATGAGGTGGAG GCGGAAATAGTGCACGCTGACATCGACAGTGCTTTGGGAGACAATAAAAACGGCAAGAAGATGAGACCTCAAACACTAAA GATGAACCAGGAAAAAATGAAGCGGCATCGGGAGACAATCATCCCACCCTCAGAGACAAATTTTTCCCCTGGGATGAAAGGGCGCGTGGACATGCAAA atGTACAGAGACGAAGTTCAGTACAGCAGGACACAGAATCCCATGAGAAATTAGCTCAGCGCATTGAGAAGGAAGTG CAAGTCCTGAACTGTGCTCTGGATGACATTGAGATTTTTGTGGCGCGGCTACAAAAAGCTACAGAAGCCTTCGCCCAGCTCAACCAGCGTAACAAGagcagaaaaaataagaaaagaggACCAGCAG AGGGGATGTTAACACTAAGAGCTAAACCTCCATCTGAGGCAGAGTTCATTGACAGTCTCCAGAAACTGAAGCTCTCCTTCAATCTGCTG GCCAAACTGAAGAAGCACATTCAGAATCCTAATGCTGCAGAATtagttcacttcctgtttggacCTCTTGAGATG GTCTTGCATAGCTGTGGTACTCCTGACCTGGCTCGCTCAGTCATCTCTCCTCACCTGTCTCGTGAAGCTGTGGATTTTCTGAGAGGACATCTGACTCCTAAAGAGATGACCCTTTTTGAACTGCTGGGGGATGGCTGGACAAGACCCAG AGCTGAATGGCTGAGGGACCAGTGTGCTCCTCTCTACATCCCACGTTTCCGTAATGGCTGGGAGCCTCCACTGGAATTGTTTCGCACGTCACCGTGGGAAACAGAGTGCTCCGATGTGTCCTCTCTGTCATCAGAAGAG ttttttggATCACAGTCCTCACTGTCATCAAATgg TTCCTTCACAGCAACTCCCTCTGCCCGGAAATATGTCAGGGTCCTCTACAGCTTTGTGGCTCACAATGTCAATGAGCTGTCTGTTCTTCAGGATGAGATTTTAGAG GTAATTGAGAGTGGTAATCAGTGGTGGAAGTTGAGGAACAGGAGTGGACAAGTGGGGTTAGTGCCTTCCAACGTCCTAGCTGTCATTACACCAGAAGATCTTCACAGTGTGGACCCAATGTACAGCCCG TCATTTGTAGGTACAACTCCATCTAGTCCTCTGGGGAGAGGAAACAGTTTTGAAAAGCCAAGAACACCACGGGAAAAAGATT ACCGCAGTCAAAAAATGGATGAAGTGAACGATGAGCTGCTGAAAAAGATCACCTCCAGTAAGAACCAACTACCAACACGCAACTTCAAAGTGGAGCGCAACGCTGGTCCTGCCATTCCCCTCACGTTCAATTCATCCTCTGCTGAAGTCACTGCCTGGCTCCAAGCCAAGTACTTTTCCAAGCA GACGGTGGACTGTTTGGGAATTCTGAGTGGTGCTCAGTTGTTTTCCCTGAATAAGGAAGAACTGAAGGCAGTATGTGGGTATGAAGGCTCGCGCGTCTACAGCCAGATCACTGTGCAAAAATCCCAGCTAGAG AGGAGCCAAGGAGACTCGGAGCTGCAGGAGATCATGAGAAAACAGAAGGAGAAAATCGCCTCTGCCTCCAAATGA
- the eps8l2 gene encoding epidermal growth factor receptor kinase substrate 8-like protein 2 isoform X2, which yields MNLMEPPEKQTNGVARSDSKISAKALFEQRKKYSNSNFIMQETSQYHVQHLSTFMMDKTESIATVDDAIKKLMLLESKGKIWTQEMLLQVSDKAIKLLDCDTMEELENFPLSTVHHSQTVLNKTRYPSVLLLVCQDSEQHRPDIHFFYCDEVEAEIVHADIDSALGDNKNGKKMRPQTLKMNQEKMKRHRETIIPPSETNFSPGMKGRVDMQNVQRRSSVQQDTESHEKLAQRIEKEVQVLNCALDDIEIFVARLQKATEAFAQLNQRNKSRKNKKRGPAEGMLTLRAKPPSEAEFIDSLQKLKLSFNLLAKLKKHIQNPNAAELVHFLFGPLEMVLHSCGTPDLARSVISPHLSREAVDFLRGHLTPKEMTLFELLGDGWTRPRAEWLRDQCAPLYIPRFRNGWEPPLELFRTSPWETECSDVSSLSSEEFFGSQSSLSSNGSFTATPSARKYVRVLYSFVAHNVNELSVLQDEILEVIESGNQWWKLRNRSGQVGLVPSNVLAVITPEDLHSVDPMYSPSFVGTTPSSPLGRGNSFEKPRTPREKDYRSQKMDEVNDELLKKITSSKNQLPTRNFKVERNAGPAIPLTFNSSSAEVTAWLQAKYFSKQTVDCLGILSGAQLFSLNKEELKAVCGYEGSRVYSQITVQKSQLERSQGDSELQEIMRKQKEKIASASK from the exons ATGAACCTCATGGAACCTCCAGAGAAACAGACCAA TGGGGTGGCCAGATCTGACAGCAAGATCAGCGCCAAAGCCCTGTTCG AACAACGCAAGAAATACTCCAACTCAAACTTCATCATGCAAGAAACTTCTCAGTACCACGTCCAG CATCTGTCCACATTTATGATGGACAAGACTGAGTCAATAGCCACAGTTGATGATGCGATAAAGAAACTCATGCTTCTGGAGTCTAAAGGTAAAATCTGGACCCAAGAAATGCTGCTGCAGGTCAGTGACAAAGCCATCAAGCTCCTAGACTGCGACACGATG GAAGAGCTGGAGAACTTCCCTCTCTCCACAGTTCATCACAGTCAGACAGTGCTGAATAAGACGCGTTACCCATCTGTCCTGCTGTTAGTCTGCCAGGACAGTGAGCAGCACCGACCAGACATTCACTTCTTCTATTGTGATGAGGTGGAG GCGGAAATAGTGCACGCTGACATCGACAGTGCTTTGGGAGACAATAAAAACGGCAAGAAGATGAGACCTCAAACACTAAA GATGAACCAGGAAAAAATGAAGCGGCATCGGGAGACAATCATCCCACCCTCAGAGACAAATTTTTCCCCTGGGATGAAAGGGCGCGTGGACATGCAAA atGTACAGAGACGAAGTTCAGTACAGCAGGACACAGAATCCCATGAGAAATTAGCTCAGCGCATTGAGAAGGAAGTG CAAGTCCTGAACTGTGCTCTGGATGACATTGAGATTTTTGTGGCGCGGCTACAAAAAGCTACAGAAGCCTTCGCCCAGCTCAACCAGCGTAACAAGagcagaaaaaataagaaaagaggACCAGCAG AGGGGATGTTAACACTAAGAGCTAAACCTCCATCTGAGGCAGAGTTCATTGACAGTCTCCAGAAACTGAAGCTCTCCTTCAATCTGCTG GCCAAACTGAAGAAGCACATTCAGAATCCTAATGCTGCAGAATtagttcacttcctgtttggacCTCTTGAGATG GTCTTGCATAGCTGTGGTACTCCTGACCTGGCTCGCTCAGTCATCTCTCCTCACCTGTCTCGTGAAGCTGTGGATTTTCTGAGAGGACATCTGACTCCTAAAGAGATGACCCTTTTTGAACTGCTGGGGGATGGCTGGACAAGACCCAG AGCTGAATGGCTGAGGGACCAGTGTGCTCCTCTCTACATCCCACGTTTCCGTAATGGCTGGGAGCCTCCACTGGAATTGTTTCGCACGTCACCGTGGGAAACAGAGTGCTCCGATGTGTCCTCTCTGTCATCAGAAGAG ttttttggATCACAGTCCTCACTGTCATCAAATgg TTCCTTCACAGCAACTCCCTCTGCCCGGAAATATGTCAGGGTCCTCTACAGCTTTGTGGCTCACAATGTCAATGAGCTGTCTGTTCTTCAGGATGAGATTTTAGAG GTAATTGAGAGTGGTAATCAGTGGTGGAAGTTGAGGAACAGGAGTGGACAAGTGGGGTTAGTGCCTTCCAACGTCCTAGCTGTCATTACACCAGAAGATCTTCACAGTGTGGACCCAATGTACAGCCCG TCATTTGTAGGTACAACTCCATCTAGTCCTCTGGGGAGAGGAAACAGTTTTGAAAAGCCAAGAACACCACGGGAAAAAGATT ACCGCAGTCAAAAAATGGATGAAGTGAACGATGAGCTGCTGAAAAAGATCACCTCCAGTAAGAACCAACTACCAACACGCAACTTCAAAGTGGAGCGCAACGCTGGTCCTGCCATTCCCCTCACGTTCAATTCATCCTCTGCTGAAGTCACTGCCTGGCTCCAAGCCAAGTACTTTTCCAAGCA GACGGTGGACTGTTTGGGAATTCTGAGTGGTGCTCAGTTGTTTTCCCTGAATAAGGAAGAACTGAAGGCAGTATGTGGGTATGAAGGCTCGCGCGTCTACAGCCAGATCACTGTGCAAAAATCCCAGCTAGAG AGGAGCCAAGGAGACTCGGAGCTGCAGGAGATCATGAGAAAACAGAAGGAGAAAATCGCCTCTGCCTCCAAATGA
- the eps8l2 gene encoding epidermal growth factor receptor kinase substrate 8-like protein 2 isoform X3 codes for MWHQEQRKKYSNSNFIMQETSQYHVQHLSTFMMDKTESIATVDDAIKKLMLLESKGKIWTQEMLLQVSDKAIKLLDCDTMEELENFPLSTVHHSQTVLNKTRYPSVLLLVCQDSEQHRPDIHFFYCDEVEAEIVHADIDSALGDNKNGKKMRPQTLKMNQEKMKRHRETIIPPSETNFSPGMKGRVDMQNVQRRSSVQQDTESHEKLAQRIEKEVQVLNCALDDIEIFVARLQKATEAFAQLNQRNKSRKNKKRGPAEGMLTLRAKPPSEAEFIDSLQKLKLSFNLLAKLKKHIQNPNAAELVHFLFGPLEMVLHSCGTPDLARSVISPHLSREAVDFLRGHLTPKEMTLFELLGDGWTRPRAEWLRDQCAPLYIPRFRNGWEPPLELFRTSPWETECSDVSSLSSEEFFGSQSSLSSNGSFTATPSARKYVRVLYSFVAHNVNELSVLQDEILEVIESGNQWWKLRNRSGQVGLVPSNVLAVITPEDLHSVDPMYSPSFVGTTPSSPLGRGNSFEKPRTPREKDYRSQKMDEVNDELLKKITSSKNQLPTRNFKVERNAGPAIPLTFNSSSAEVTAWLQAKYFSKQTVDCLGILSGAQLFSLNKEELKAVCGYEGSRVYSQITVQKSQLERSQGDSELQEIMRKQKEKIASASK; via the exons ATGTGGCATCAAG AACAACGCAAGAAATACTCCAACTCAAACTTCATCATGCAAGAAACTTCTCAGTACCACGTCCAG CATCTGTCCACATTTATGATGGACAAGACTGAGTCAATAGCCACAGTTGATGATGCGATAAAGAAACTCATGCTTCTGGAGTCTAAAGGTAAAATCTGGACCCAAGAAATGCTGCTGCAGGTCAGTGACAAAGCCATCAAGCTCCTAGACTGCGACACGATG GAAGAGCTGGAGAACTTCCCTCTCTCCACAGTTCATCACAGTCAGACAGTGCTGAATAAGACGCGTTACCCATCTGTCCTGCTGTTAGTCTGCCAGGACAGTGAGCAGCACCGACCAGACATTCACTTCTTCTATTGTGATGAGGTGGAG GCGGAAATAGTGCACGCTGACATCGACAGTGCTTTGGGAGACAATAAAAACGGCAAGAAGATGAGACCTCAAACACTAAA GATGAACCAGGAAAAAATGAAGCGGCATCGGGAGACAATCATCCCACCCTCAGAGACAAATTTTTCCCCTGGGATGAAAGGGCGCGTGGACATGCAAA atGTACAGAGACGAAGTTCAGTACAGCAGGACACAGAATCCCATGAGAAATTAGCTCAGCGCATTGAGAAGGAAGTG CAAGTCCTGAACTGTGCTCTGGATGACATTGAGATTTTTGTGGCGCGGCTACAAAAAGCTACAGAAGCCTTCGCCCAGCTCAACCAGCGTAACAAGagcagaaaaaataagaaaagaggACCAGCAG AGGGGATGTTAACACTAAGAGCTAAACCTCCATCTGAGGCAGAGTTCATTGACAGTCTCCAGAAACTGAAGCTCTCCTTCAATCTGCTG GCCAAACTGAAGAAGCACATTCAGAATCCTAATGCTGCAGAATtagttcacttcctgtttggacCTCTTGAGATG GTCTTGCATAGCTGTGGTACTCCTGACCTGGCTCGCTCAGTCATCTCTCCTCACCTGTCTCGTGAAGCTGTGGATTTTCTGAGAGGACATCTGACTCCTAAAGAGATGACCCTTTTTGAACTGCTGGGGGATGGCTGGACAAGACCCAG AGCTGAATGGCTGAGGGACCAGTGTGCTCCTCTCTACATCCCACGTTTCCGTAATGGCTGGGAGCCTCCACTGGAATTGTTTCGCACGTCACCGTGGGAAACAGAGTGCTCCGATGTGTCCTCTCTGTCATCAGAAGAG ttttttggATCACAGTCCTCACTGTCATCAAATgg TTCCTTCACAGCAACTCCCTCTGCCCGGAAATATGTCAGGGTCCTCTACAGCTTTGTGGCTCACAATGTCAATGAGCTGTCTGTTCTTCAGGATGAGATTTTAGAG GTAATTGAGAGTGGTAATCAGTGGTGGAAGTTGAGGAACAGGAGTGGACAAGTGGGGTTAGTGCCTTCCAACGTCCTAGCTGTCATTACACCAGAAGATCTTCACAGTGTGGACCCAATGTACAGCCCG TCATTTGTAGGTACAACTCCATCTAGTCCTCTGGGGAGAGGAAACAGTTTTGAAAAGCCAAGAACACCACGGGAAAAAGATT ACCGCAGTCAAAAAATGGATGAAGTGAACGATGAGCTGCTGAAAAAGATCACCTCCAGTAAGAACCAACTACCAACACGCAACTTCAAAGTGGAGCGCAACGCTGGTCCTGCCATTCCCCTCACGTTCAATTCATCCTCTGCTGAAGTCACTGCCTGGCTCCAAGCCAAGTACTTTTCCAAGCA GACGGTGGACTGTTTGGGAATTCTGAGTGGTGCTCAGTTGTTTTCCCTGAATAAGGAAGAACTGAAGGCAGTATGTGGGTATGAAGGCTCGCGCGTCTACAGCCAGATCACTGTGCAAAAATCCCAGCTAGAG AGGAGCCAAGGAGACTCGGAGCTGCAGGAGATCATGAGAAAACAGAAGGAGAAAATCGCCTCTGCCTCCAAATGA
- the LOC113529791 gene encoding fatty acid desaturase 2 → MGGGEHQGKQLGSGESGSCAQYTWEEVQKHDRTGDQWLVIERKVYNVSEWTKRHPGGHRVLEHYAGEDATDAFTAFHPDRRFVRKFMKPLLLGELAPSEPSQDHGKNASLVEDFQALRKQLEAQGLFRTSPLFFILYLGHILLLEALPLVLLWKFGDGWIITILTAVLLATAQAQAGWLQHDLGHLSVFKNSTWDHLAHKFVIGHLKGASANWWNHQHFQHHSKPNVLSKDPDLNTLEILVLGNIQPVEYGIKKLKHMPYNHQNKYFFLIGPPLLIPVFFSVHIFRTLCLKRDWVDFVWYLSYYTRFFSCYIPYYGLLGAVLLQTFVRFLESHWYVWVTQMNHIPMDIDYEKHDDWLSMQLKATCNVEQSSFNDWFTGHLNFQIEHHVFPTMPRHNYVRVAPLLRELCEKYGVQYQVKGLCEAMSDIIGSLRKSGELWLDAYLHK, encoded by the exons ATGGGCGGTGGAGAACACCAGGGCAAGCAGCTGGGGTCAGGAGAGAGCGGCTCATGCGCGCAGTACACCTGGGAAGAAGTGCAGAAACACGATCGCACGGGCGATCAGTGGCTGGTGATCGAGAGGAAAGTGTACAATGTGAGTGAGTGGACAAAGAGACATCCCGGAGGACACAGAGTTCTTGAGCATTACGCTGGAGAAGACGCAACG GACGCATTTACGGCCTTCCATCCGGATCGGCGATTCGTGCGGAAGTTCATGAAGCCACTGCTGCTGGGAGAGTTGGCGCCCTCAGAGCCCAGTCAAGACCATGGCAAAAAT gcTTCTTTAGTTGAAGATTTCCAGGCCTTGCGTAAGCAGTTGGAGGCACAGGGTTTATTCCGCACCAGTCCATTGTTTTTTATCCTATATCTTGGCCACATTCTGCTGTTGGAGGCCTTGCCTTTGGTACTGCTGTGGAAATTTGGCGATGGCTGGATTATTACAATTCTAACTGCTGTCCTACTGGCCACTGCACAG GCACAGGCTGGCTGGCTTCAGCATGACCTTGGCCACCTGTCCGTCTTCAAAAATTCCACCTGGGATCACCTAGCACACAAATTTGTCATTGGACACCTGAAG GGGGCCTCTGCAAACTGGTGGAACCATCAACATTTTCAGCACCATTCTAAGCCCAATGTGCTCAGTAAggaccctgacctcaacacacTGGAAATACTGGTACTGGGGAACATCCAGCCTGTCGAG TATGGGATTAAAAAGTTGAAGCACATGCCCTATAATCATCAGAACAAGTACTTCTTTTTGA TTGGCCCTCCCCTGCTCATACCAGTGTTCTTTAGTGTGCACATTTTTCGAACTCTGTGCTTGAAACGGGATTGGGTG gATTTTGTGTGGTATCTGTCCTACTATACACGTTTCTTCTCGTGTTATATTCCCTATTATGGATTGCTGGGAGCAGTATTGCTTCAGACTTTTGTAAG GTTTCTAGAGAGTCACTGGTATGTGTGGGTGACCCAGATGAACCACATTCCCATGGACATTGACTATGAAAAACATGATGACTGGCTCAGCATGCAG TTGAAAGCTACTTGTAATGTTGAGCAGTCGTCCTTCAATGATTGGTTCACTGGCCACCTCAACTTCCAGATTGAGCACCA TGTCTTCCCTACAATGCCTCGCCATAACTATGTTCGTGTGGCTCCTCTACTTCGAGAGCTTTGTGAGAAGTATGGAGTTCAGTATCAGGTCAAAGGCCTGTGTGAGGCTATGTCTGACATTATTGG GTCTTTGAGGAAGTCTGGTGAGCTGTGGCTAGATGCCTACCTCCACAAATGA